The proteins below are encoded in one region of Hordeum vulgare subsp. vulgare chromosome 3H, MorexV3_pseudomolecules_assembly, whole genome shotgun sequence:
- the LOC123442523 gene encoding eudesmanediol synthase-like codes for MATSSAHPRMINAAGCAATRDAFAASEWGGFFITHDPPHQQRSEEWMRERVEELKGRVRTMFSDNDSVAKAVTLIDTLERLGVDGHFREEIASAISRIVHPDESSGSDDLHVVATRFRLLRQHGIWVSTDVLEKFRDDMGNFRASLSSDPRALLSLYNAAHMVVSGDGPALEEAIDFTRHQLEAIAAKGELRSPVAEQIARALDHPLPRFTRLLESMYYVGEYAQEETHNNTLLELARLNSHLMRYLHLRELKALSLWWRDLYDMVNLPYTRDRMVEVYFWSCGMIPEEEYSRARLMFAKTFGLVTFLDDTYDVHATLEECRSFTEAIERWDDSAVSILPEYLRVLYIKTLSNFKDFENMLKPHEKYRMSYAKKAYQLQAEYYMQEAQWSHDKHQPTFREHEELSVMSSGLPMLNLVALMGYGAIATNKVFEWTCAVPDVVRAGAQIGRFLNDISSYKLGKNKKDVASVVESYMVEKGTTGEEAVAAIAAMTEDSWRMMNQACMYVDRALLPAAQLVVNIARSNEVIYLRGRDGYTFGSHVKDLVTMLFLAPIPL; via the exons atggccacgAGTAGCGCTCACCCGAGGATGATCAACGCCGCCGGCTGCGCCGCAACCCGTGACGCCTTTGCCGCATCAGAGTGGGGCGGTTTCTTCATCACCCACGACCCTCCTCACCagcag AGGTCGGAGGAGTGGATGAGGGAAAGGGTGGAGGAGCTCAAGGGGCGAGTGCGCACGATGTTCTCCGACAACGACAGTGTCGCCAAGGCAGTGACATTGATAGACACACTTGAGCGTCTCGGCGTTGATGGCCACTTCCGCGAAGAGATTGCCTCGGCAATAAGCCGGATCGTCCACCCTGATGAGTCCTCCGGCTCCGATGACCTTCACGTTGTCGCGACTCGGTTTCGCCTGCTTCGGCAGCATGGGATATGGGTGTCTACAG ATGTGTTGGAAAAATTTAGAGATGACATGGGCAACTTCAGGGCAAGCCTCAGCAGTGACCCGAGGGCTCTACTAAGCTTGTACAACGCAGCTCACATGGTGGTATCCGGTGACGGCCCGGCCCTCGAGGAAGCCATTGACTTCACACGGCACCAGCTCGAGGCTATTGCAGCGAAAGGCGAGCTTCGGTCGCCGGTGGCGGAGCAGATCGCCCGTGCCCTCGATCATCCTCTCCCGCGGTTCACTAGGCTGCTGGAATCCATGTATTATGTCGGTGAGTATGCACAGGAGGAGACGCACAACAACACGCTGCTAGAGCTCGCTAGGCTCAACTCTCACCTCatgaggtatcttcacctcaggGAGCTAAAGGCATTGTCATT GTGGTGGAGGGATCTTTACGACATGGTGAATCTACCATACACTCGGGACCGTATGGTGGAGGTCTACTTTTGGAGCTGTGGAATGATCCCTGAGGAGGAGTACTCGCGCGCACGATTGATGTTCGCCAAGACGTTTGGTTTGGTGACTTTTCTGGATGATACCTATGACGTACATGCCACCTTAGAGGAGTGTCGAAGTTTCACTGAAGCTATCGAAAG ATGGGACGATAGCGCGGTCTCTATTTTACCTGAATACCTTCGCGTGCTATACATCAAAACGCTAAGCAACTTCAAAGATTTTGAGAATATGTTAAAACCGCACGAGAAGTACCGCATGTCTTATGCAAAAAAAGCG TACCAACTGCAGGCGGAATATTATATGCAAGAGGCACAATGGTCCCATGACAAGCATCAACCGACCTTCAGGGAACACGAGGAGCTGTCGGTCATGTCTTCGGGCTTGCCAATGCTTAACCTCGTGGCCCTCATGGGCTACGGCGCCATAGCAACCAACAAGGTATTCGAGTGGACATGCGCCGTCCCTGATGTAGTCCGTGCCGGTGCACAGATCGGCCGCTTCCTCAACGACATCTCCTCTTACAAG TTGGGGAAGAACAAGAAGGATGTGGCTAGCGTCGTCGAGTCCTATATGGTGGAGAAGGGCACGACaggggaggaggccgtggcggcgaTCGCCGCCATGACGGAGGATAGTTGGAGGATGATGAACCAGGCGTGCATGTATGTGGACCGCGCGTTATTGCCAGCGGCGCAACTGGTGGTAAATATAGCAAGGTCGAACGAGGTCATCTACCTCCGTGGTAGGGATGGTTACACCTTCGGTAGCCACGTCAAGGACCTTGTCACCATGCTTTTCCTCGCCCCGATTCCCCTTTAA
- the LOC123442522 gene encoding pre-mRNA-splicing factor 38B, giving the protein MDAKKFLQMVEDKKKRLLEKKEAPLKWQQKLEAAIKATEEKEKKLKSRKHRRRSYSSLESDSESESDSDRKHRKRKDSKRHRKHGHSDSDGARRRKHRSKRRHSDSSDESDSDDYNSESEEERPRKKHSHRRKHRRHSSRSESDASDYSSDDDERRSTRKDHSRSRRRRHRSSDDESEDKIRSRHRKRHRSSDEDKPSDSDNHKRHRSRSMSLDDGAAGEPDKMNDGKGSHKSRHHHHRRHHHDHHGKSAEPSDGKQLV; this is encoded by the coding sequence ATGGATGCCAAGAAGTTCCTGCAGATGGTCgaagacaagaagaagagacTCCTCGAGAAGAAGGAAGCCCCACTGAAATGGCAGCAGAAACTCGAAGCAGCAATTAAGGCCactgaagaaaaggagaagaagctcAAGTCAAGAAAGCACAGGAGGCGAAGCTATTCTTCCTTGGAATCTGATAGTGAATCAGAGAGCGACAGTGATCGTAAACACAGGAAGAGGAAGGACAGCAAAAGGCACAGGAAACATGGCCACTCTGACTCTGATGGTGCCAGGAGGCGCAAGCATAGGTCAAAGAGGAGGCATTCAGACTCAAGTGATGAGAGTGACAGCGATGACTACAATAGTGAATCTGAAGAAGAACGCCCAAGGAAGAAGCACTCGCACAGGAGAAAGCATCGCCGACACTCTTCAAGGTCAGAGTCTGATGCTTCAGACTACAGCAGCGACGATGATGAGCGAAgatcaaccaggaaggaccactctaggagccggaggcgccgccaccgatCCTCAGACGATGAATCCGAGGACAAGATCAGGTCGAGGCATAGGAAGCGCCACAGATCAAGTGACGAAGACAAGCCATCAGATTCTGACAACCATAAGCGCCATAGGAGCCGCTCTATGTCCTTGGATGATGGTGCTGCTGGTGAGCCAGACAAGATGAATGATGGTAAGGGGTCTCACAAAAGCCGccatcaccaccaccgccgccaccatcaTGACCATCATGGCAAGTCTGCTGAACCCAGTGACGGGAAGCAACTCGTGTGA